Proteins encoded by one window of Enterobacter pseudoroggenkampii:
- a CDS encoding T6SS amidase immunity protein Tai4 family protein encodes MKRLLLLVLAINASAVYAQTLPDVSAFSQQQIFENWVQNRCISKIADSKSLKDDAEASAAAWLEASNLPAENFEKADKVIVSLLKEKVGGTEPGQYQVLKCSLIANSDAIRPLKTAK; translated from the coding sequence ATGAAACGTTTATTACTGCTGGTATTGGCTATAAATGCCTCTGCTGTTTATGCCCAAACCCTGCCTGATGTCAGCGCTTTTTCTCAGCAACAAATCTTTGAAAACTGGGTGCAAAATCGATGCATCAGTAAGATTGCGGACAGTAAAAGTCTGAAAGACGATGCAGAGGCCAGCGCGGCCGCATGGCTGGAAGCAAGCAATCTCCCTGCAGAGAATTTTGAAAAAGCTGACAAGGTGATTGTTTCTTTACTGAAAGAGAAAGTAGGCGGTACCGAACCGGGTCAATATCAGGTTTTAAAGTGCAGCTTAATCGCCAACAGCGACGCGATTCGTCCGCTCAAAACCGCAAAATAG
- a CDS encoding type VI secretion system amidase effector protein Tae4 — MSQMRPAFGAAWNRFREVNVSVEQVGKLLGGKVQHNIDAGIFKNACPIRMSYVLNYCGIPIPSNSKYATVTGNDKKRYMFRVKDMIAFLPTVLGNADMSVSSPTPAQFAGKQGIIIFTGHGWSDATGHVTLWNGNICSDDCHFLGSPGNGSFIPTNATFWSLK, encoded by the coding sequence ATGTCTCAAATGCGTCCTGCTTTTGGTGCCGCCTGGAACAGATTCAGAGAAGTGAACGTAAGCGTAGAACAGGTTGGCAAATTGTTGGGTGGAAAAGTTCAGCATAATATCGACGCCGGTATTTTTAAAAATGCCTGCCCAATTCGTATGAGCTACGTTTTAAATTACTGTGGCATTCCTATTCCTTCTAACAGTAAATATGCGACAGTGACCGGAAACGACAAAAAGCGCTATATGTTCCGCGTTAAAGATATGATTGCATTTCTACCCACGGTACTGGGCAATGCCGATATGTCTGTCTCTTCTCCCACTCCTGCGCAATTTGCAGGCAAACAAGGCATTATCATCTTTACCGGGCACGGCTGGAGCGACGCAACCGGGCATGTCACACTCTGGAATGGTAATATTTGCTCTGATGATTGCCATTTTCTGGGCTCACCGGGTAATGGTTCGTTTATTCCGACCAACGCAACATTCTGGAGCCTGAAATGA
- a CDS encoding Hcp family type VI secretion system effector encodes MAIDMFLKVEGVTGESKDSNHTGWTDITSFSWGASQPGNMSVGGGGGAGKVNFNDLHVNALIDKSTTAILKHCASGKHLTKVELSVCKAGGQQVEYSRITLEDVLVTSVQYTGADNGDTVGVTYAFQAAKVKQQYWEQTTSGGKGAESSAGWNIKENKEA; translated from the coding sequence ATGGCTATTGATATGTTTCTGAAGGTCGAGGGTGTTACGGGCGAATCGAAAGATTCTAACCACACCGGCTGGACTGATATTACCTCCTTCTCCTGGGGCGCTTCCCAGCCAGGTAATATGAGCGTTGGCGGTGGCGGCGGTGCCGGTAAAGTTAACTTTAACGACCTGCACGTTAACGCGCTGATCGACAAATCCACCACCGCTATCCTGAAACACTGCGCCAGCGGTAAACACCTGACCAAAGTTGAGCTGTCCGTCTGTAAAGCCGGTGGCCAGCAGGTGGAATACTCCCGCATTACGCTGGAAGATGTGCTGGTGACCTCTGTTCAGTACACCGGTGCTGACAACGGCGACACTGTTGGTGTGACCTATGCATTCCAGGCTGCGAAAGTGAAACAGCAGTACTGGGAGCAGACCACGTCGGGTGGTAAAGGTGCTGAAAGCAGCGCTGGCTGGAACATCAAAGAGAACAAAGAAGCGTAA
- a CDS encoding T6SS amidase immunity protein Tai4 family protein, with the protein MKHFCFFLVFMTFYVWAGNNYPDFYQQQTYRQVLKDLVLARCLAQVADKGSQFSADAARSASAFIEWIPFDAENGTDKVNALIEKYKNQINGFHSERKPDVKGVTLNCIRLYHSDELNKLVPQVIIGDPDRSWIQDNPE; encoded by the coding sequence GTGAAACATTTCTGTTTTTTCCTCGTATTTATGACCTTTTATGTGTGGGCCGGAAATAACTATCCTGATTTTTATCAGCAGCAAACATACCGGCAGGTTTTAAAAGATTTAGTTCTGGCGCGCTGTCTTGCTCAGGTGGCAGATAAAGGCAGTCAGTTTTCTGCTGATGCGGCCAGAAGTGCGAGCGCATTTATTGAGTGGATACCTTTTGATGCTGAAAATGGCACGGATAAAGTGAATGCCCTCATCGAAAAATATAAAAATCAAATTAATGGTTTTCATTCAGAGCGAAAACCCGATGTCAAAGGCGTAACCTTAAACTGTATACGTCTTTATCATAGCGACGAACTGAACAAACTGGTTCCGCAGGTCATCATTGGCGATCCTGACCGTAGCTGGATCCAGGATAACCCAGAGTAG
- a CDS encoding Rap1a/Tai family immunity protein: MNKINLFAIALLFIASLAEAQTGNYSYPDATALPQDDTSNLLRDPGLLTGYDFNLSAARFASAWLSKTNERERIKADMYLLGVVDASEGKAWCKGHPVLPNTVHEFLYSRFAHLSEQESKRRASEIITDAMGELSPCQHRTGL; encoded by the coding sequence ATGAATAAAATAAACCTGTTTGCAATCGCTTTGTTGTTTATCGCGTCTCTGGCTGAAGCACAAACGGGAAATTATTCTTATCCTGACGCAACAGCATTACCGCAGGATGATACGTCAAATTTGCTTCGCGACCCGGGCTTATTAACGGGGTACGATTTCAATCTCAGCGCAGCGCGCTTCGCCAGTGCCTGGCTTTCAAAAACGAATGAACGCGAGCGCATTAAGGCGGATATGTATCTATTAGGCGTGGTTGATGCATCAGAGGGGAAGGCCTGGTGTAAAGGTCATCCGGTTTTGCCCAATACGGTTCATGAATTTCTTTACTCTCGCTTTGCCCATTTATCTGAGCAGGAGAGCAAACGGCGGGCTTCTGAAATCATTACCGATGCAATGGGAGAATTAAGCCCCTGTCAACATCGGACTGGCTTATAG
- the tssC gene encoding type VI secretion system contractile sheath large subunit, with the protein MSNQTQQHEQQAGQAFSQDEFSALLNKEFRPKTDQARSAVESAVKTLAQQALENTVTFSNDTYRTIQNLIAGIDEQLSQQVNQIIHHEEFQKLESAWRGLSYLVNNTETDEMLKIRFMSISKQELGRTLKRFKGVGWDQSPIFKKIYEQEYGQFGGEPFGCIVGDYYFDHSPQDVELLGEMARIGSAAHCPFITGTAPGVMQMESWQELANPRDLTKIFQNTEYAAWRSLRESEDARYLGLVMPRFLSRLPYGIRTNPVDSFDFEEQTDGANHNSYSWANAAYAMAANINRSFKEYGWCTSIRGVESGGAVENLPCHTFPSDDGGVDMKCPTEIAISDRREAELAKNGFMPLVHRKNSDFAAFIGAQSLQKPAEYHDPDATANARLASRLPYLFACCRFAHYLKCIVRDKIGSFREREEMERWLNDWVMNYVDGDPANSSQETKSRKPLAAAEVQVQEIEDNPGYYAAKFFLRPHYQLEGLTVSLRLVSKLPSLKTKDA; encoded by the coding sequence ATGAGCAACCAGACTCAACAACACGAGCAGCAGGCGGGTCAGGCGTTCAGCCAGGATGAATTCAGCGCGCTGCTGAACAAAGAGTTCCGCCCGAAAACCGATCAGGCCCGCTCCGCCGTCGAAAGCGCGGTCAAAACCCTGGCGCAGCAGGCGCTGGAAAATACCGTCACCTTCTCGAACGATACCTACCGTACCATTCAGAACCTGATTGCCGGTATCGACGAGCAGCTGTCGCAGCAGGTGAACCAGATCATTCACCACGAAGAGTTTCAGAAGCTGGAGAGCGCCTGGCGCGGTCTGAGTTACCTGGTGAACAACACTGAAACGGACGAGATGCTGAAGATCCGCTTTATGAGCATCTCCAAGCAGGAGCTGGGCCGTACCCTGAAGCGCTTCAAGGGCGTGGGCTGGGACCAGAGCCCGATCTTCAAGAAAATCTACGAGCAGGAGTACGGTCAGTTCGGCGGCGAGCCGTTTGGCTGCATCGTGGGCGATTACTACTTCGACCACAGCCCGCAGGACGTTGAGCTGCTGGGTGAAATGGCGCGCATCGGCTCAGCGGCGCACTGTCCGTTCATTACCGGTACCGCACCGGGCGTAATGCAGATGGAGTCCTGGCAGGAGCTGGCCAACCCGCGCGACCTGACCAAGATCTTCCAGAACACCGAATACGCGGCATGGCGTTCACTGCGTGAATCGGAAGATGCCCGCTATCTGGGCCTGGTGATGCCGCGCTTCCTGTCGCGCCTGCCGTACGGTATTCGCACCAACCCGGTCGACAGCTTTGACTTTGAGGAGCAGACCGACGGCGCGAACCACAACAGCTACTCGTGGGCGAACGCCGCGTACGCGATGGCAGCCAACATCAACCGCTCCTTTAAAGAGTACGGCTGGTGCACCTCGATTCGCGGCGTGGAGTCAGGCGGGGCGGTGGAAAACCTGCCGTGCCACACCTTCCCGAGCGATGACGGCGGTGTGGACATGAAGTGCCCGACCGAGATCGCCATCAGCGATCGTCGTGAAGCCGAGCTGGCGAAAAACGGCTTTATGCCGCTGGTTCACCGCAAAAACTCCGACTTTGCCGCCTTCATCGGCGCGCAGTCTCTGCAGAAACCGGCGGAGTACCACGATCCGGATGCGACCGCTAACGCGCGTCTGGCCTCTCGTCTGCCGTACCTGTTCGCCTGCTGCCGCTTTGCCCACTACCTGAAGTGCATCGTGCGCGACAAAATCGGCTCCTTCCGCGAGCGCGAAGAGATGGAGCGCTGGCTGAACGACTGGGTCATGAACTACGTCGACGGTGACCCGGCGAACTCCTCTCAGGAGACCAAGTCCCGTAAACCGCTGGCAGCTGCGGAAGTGCAGGTGCAGGAGATTGAGGACAACCCGGGCTACTACGCCGCGAAGTTCTTCCTGCGTCCACACTACCAGCTGGAAGGACTGACCGTTTCTCTGCGTCTGGTATCTAAACTGCCGTCGCTGAAGACGAAAGACGCGTGA
- the tssB gene encoding type VI secretion system contractile sheath small subunit, giving the protein MAMSNSGQKFIARNRAPRVQIEYDVEIYGAERKIQLPFVMGVMADLVGKPVENLPAVDERKFLEIDIDNFDERMKALKPRVAFQVDNTLTGEGKLNVDLTFDSMDDFLPDAVARKVEPLNKLLEARTQLSNLLTYMDGKNGAEELIAKILQDPTLLKSLSQLPKNDESAKGSEE; this is encoded by the coding sequence ATGGCAATGAGTAACAGTGGGCAGAAATTCATCGCACGTAACCGTGCTCCCCGCGTGCAGATCGAGTACGACGTAGAGATCTACGGTGCAGAACGTAAAATTCAGCTGCCGTTTGTGATGGGCGTCATGGCCGATCTGGTCGGCAAACCGGTGGAAAACCTGCCGGCCGTCGACGAGCGTAAATTCCTCGAAATCGACATCGACAACTTTGACGAACGCATGAAGGCGCTGAAGCCGCGCGTGGCGTTCCAGGTGGATAACACCCTGACCGGCGAAGGTAAGCTCAACGTGGATCTGACCTTCGACAGCATGGACGACTTCCTGCCGGATGCGGTGGCCCGCAAGGTTGAGCCGCTGAACAAGCTGCTTGAAGCGCGTACCCAGCTCTCTAACCTGCTGACCTACATGGACGGCAAAAACGGTGCGGAAGAGCTGATCGCTAAAATTCTGCAGGATCCGACGCTGCTCAAATCCCTGAGCCAGTTGCCGAAAAATGACGAAAGCGCGAAAGGTAGCGAGGAATAA
- the tssA gene encoding type VI secretion system protein TssA, which yields MNIEEFLAPISPDKPCGENLEYDADFQIMNQASLGKAEQQFGDTIIPAEPADWNTVEKYATSLLTRTKDLRVLLALTHAWTRRRGLAGYADGLLLVQEAIARYWEPLYPLLEEYGETDPFYRINALAGLSDKSDLTVAVRNASLLRSNGDEISLRDAQALLDGSKTECPDYPGGRPRLIDELARGDQPGTAAVIVINERLLAIRELLTGHLGESGVPEMEQLLKTVGLVASACQVTDISKLLPNREVQAEPQAGQQSAATQPVQPVTDWRSVQVTSRADAQLMLEKAKQYFAQYEPSHPAPLMIERVQRLSELNFMDIIRDLAPDGVNQLENIFGRRE from the coding sequence ATGAATATCGAAGAATTTCTCGCGCCAATAAGCCCCGACAAGCCCTGCGGCGAAAACCTGGAGTACGACGCTGACTTCCAGATCATGAATCAGGCAAGTCTTGGGAAAGCGGAACAGCAGTTTGGCGACACCATTATCCCGGCAGAGCCCGCAGACTGGAATACGGTAGAAAAATACGCCACCAGCCTGCTGACCCGCACCAAAGATCTTCGCGTCCTGCTGGCGTTAACCCATGCCTGGACGCGCCGCCGCGGGCTGGCGGGCTACGCGGACGGATTATTGCTGGTGCAGGAGGCGATCGCCCGCTACTGGGAGCCGCTCTATCCGCTGCTGGAAGAGTATGGCGAAACCGATCCGTTCTATCGCATTAACGCCCTGGCGGGGCTCAGCGATAAATCCGACCTCACCGTCGCCGTGCGAAACGCCTCGCTTCTGCGTTCAAACGGCGATGAAATTTCGCTCCGGGATGCCCAGGCCCTGCTGGACGGCAGTAAGACGGAATGTCCGGACTATCCCGGCGGCCGTCCACGGCTGATTGACGAGCTGGCCCGCGGCGACCAGCCGGGAACCGCAGCGGTTATCGTCATTAACGAACGGCTGCTGGCGATTCGCGAGCTGCTCACCGGGCATCTCGGTGAAAGCGGCGTGCCCGAGATGGAGCAGCTGCTGAAAACCGTCGGACTGGTAGCCAGCGCGTGTCAGGTGACCGACATCAGCAAGCTGCTGCCGAACCGTGAGGTGCAGGCAGAACCACAGGCCGGGCAGCAATCGGCGGCAACGCAGCCCGTTCAGCCGGTCACCGACTGGCGAAGCGTGCAGGTCACCAGCCGCGCCGACGCGCAGCTGATGCTGGAAAAAGCGAAGCAGTATTTTGCGCAGTACGAACCGAGCCACCCCGCACCGCTGATGATTGAACGGGTGCAGCGGCTGTCAGAACTTAACTTTATGGACATTATTCGCGACCTGGCGCCAGACGGCGTTAACCAACTGGAAAACATCTTTGGGCGCCGCGAATAG
- the tagF gene encoding type VI secretion system-associated protein TagF, with protein sequence MTNTPAMNRYSWYGKLPSAGDFLQRRFPDTLQRQWSHWFQVGLLAWQQEEQRSGERQFQKAPVWNYVVPPMLGSQMIQMGCLLPGRDSVGRQYPVCLQLSFAPSEWSTSLLSQAESWYQQIGRLGLHAVRNSFSASQLDEMLMTIPAPQPVEPQKRSDILDVIGYDEDGQSTLGWPQAAECFDPLRQTSYWWTNRCDGYPLYTHVHSGNFTGQLFTLLFDPAGGARPGRHGLYPPMFE encoded by the coding sequence ATGACGAATACCCCTGCGATGAACCGCTACAGCTGGTATGGCAAATTACCCAGCGCCGGAGATTTTTTGCAGCGTCGCTTTCCTGACACTTTACAGCGCCAGTGGTCACACTGGTTTCAGGTCGGTCTGCTGGCCTGGCAGCAGGAAGAGCAGCGCAGCGGCGAGCGCCAGTTCCAGAAAGCGCCAGTCTGGAATTATGTGGTACCGCCCATGCTGGGCAGCCAGATGATCCAGATGGGCTGTCTGCTGCCCGGCCGCGACAGCGTTGGCCGACAGTACCCGGTTTGCCTTCAGCTGAGCTTCGCCCCGTCAGAGTGGTCGACCAGCCTGCTCAGCCAGGCCGAAAGCTGGTACCAGCAGATTGGGCGCCTGGGGCTGCACGCGGTGCGCAACAGTTTTTCCGCCTCGCAGCTGGATGAGATGCTGATGACCATTCCGGCGCCGCAGCCCGTCGAGCCGCAAAAGCGCTCCGACATCCTGGATGTGATTGGCTATGACGAGGACGGCCAGAGCACGCTGGGCTGGCCTCAGGCGGCGGAGTGTTTTGATCCGCTACGTCAGACCAGCTACTGGTGGACCAACCGCTGCGACGGTTACCCGCTATACACCCACGTGCACAGCGGTAACTTTACCGGGCAGCTTTTCACCCTGCTGTTCGACCCGGCAGGGGGCGCCCGTCCGGGGCGTCACGGTCTCTATCCGCCCATGTTTGAATAA
- the tssM gene encoding type VI secretion system membrane subunit TssM, which yields MLTTLLSILTNRILWSFLGVTALAAVIWMIGPLLSIVDTRPLESEQNRIISIAVVYLLWAQGHILPRLYNAWLNRKLMDKLKENTASPEAADPQKRLNSEEQILASRFDEAAQMLKKAHFSKAGQGAQWTQRFSTQYLYQLPWYVIIGAPGSGKTTALVNSGLQFPLADRFGKTALRGIGGTRNCDWWFTNEAVLLDTAGRYTTQESEQVQDAGEWLEFMGLLRKYRRRQPINGVIITISISDLLTQSAEASRQQAVNLRQRLSELHEQLGIRFPVYVMVTKADLLKGFRAWFADYDKAQRDQIWGFTLPWEQTKHADYDLMGNFQQEFSLLQQRLDAGLPETMLKEHDAKTRAEAYLFPQEFAALRPLLADYLSTVFARSNFETEFSPRGIYFASGTQEGMPFDRVMGELNRALSLPEGGEADNWDSVSKEAPIPGAKGQSFFIKNLLQNVIFQEAGIAGENRWWELRNRAVIWSGYAALLALLVILGGLWLTSYAKNKTYLAEVDAKVPLLDQQSKALQNQPQRDLFDLLPLLNGLVDLPKSDAFDVNDPPVSRRMGLYRGDDVSDAAQSLYQKALDQMLLPAVAMHITTWLRNDNGSDVEYSYEALKAYQMLYQPKHYDGKFLHSWVMLNLQRNLPQNVTKAQLQQLEWHLTQLLEPKIQASPYAQDESLVARERAMINQQPLSTRVYGRLKRLLEHDDNLKPVSLSDLGGPQSELVFSRKSGKPVSEGVPGLYTPDGYWKSFNGQIDSVTTALHEDDAWVLGAATAQEDKQQIDNAVRQLYMRDFIANWDRFLADIQLNNSADLSQRINTARLLSGGNSPLRRLVQNLSQVLTLSRNAPAPEDAGKAQDQSNRATRTLEALFSNNDAAPTQAAVVTQAPEQLVTDHYAPMIELAQPLEKGGKTIVFDDFLKQVDELYRYLTAVQDAANSGMPAPGGEAISRLQASAGRLPGGLQTMFSNMAVGASSDTQRRDLENVRKRINVEVGGFCRQAIAGRYPLVRSASTEVTPDDLARMFAPGTGLMDAFFRDNLTNKVDTTQANWRFMPGIDGKTLPGSEGLLRPFQQAQSIRDAFFANGATTPSFKVTVRTVRMDNTILNLTLDVDGQLLRYSHGPQAVQIMNWPGPGGTNQVRMQLGLANGSTATLVTNGAWALNRFFDKASTSPGAGSLSRQATFNVDGHQVTLEFAPNSIRNPFQLPRFSCP from the coding sequence ATGCTGACTACACTTCTTTCCATTTTGACCAACCGCATTCTGTGGAGCTTCCTCGGCGTCACGGCGCTGGCGGCGGTGATCTGGATGATTGGTCCCCTGTTGTCCATCGTGGACACTCGACCGCTTGAGTCTGAGCAGAACCGTATTATCAGCATTGCCGTGGTCTATCTGCTCTGGGCGCAGGGCCACATTCTGCCGCGCCTGTACAACGCCTGGCTGAACCGCAAGCTGATGGACAAGCTCAAGGAGAATACCGCCAGCCCGGAAGCGGCGGATCCGCAGAAGCGGCTGAACAGCGAGGAGCAGATCCTCGCCAGCCGTTTTGATGAAGCCGCGCAGATGCTTAAAAAAGCGCACTTCAGCAAAGCGGGCCAGGGCGCCCAGTGGACGCAGCGCTTCAGCACGCAATATCTCTATCAGCTGCCGTGGTACGTCATTATCGGCGCGCCGGGCTCCGGTAAAACCACGGCGCTGGTCAATTCCGGGCTGCAGTTCCCGCTGGCCGATCGTTTCGGTAAGACCGCGCTGCGGGGCATTGGCGGCACGCGCAACTGCGACTGGTGGTTCACCAATGAGGCGGTGCTGCTGGACACGGCGGGCCGCTATACCACCCAGGAGAGCGAGCAGGTGCAGGACGCCGGCGAATGGCTGGAGTTCATGGGGTTACTGCGTAAGTATCGCCGCCGCCAGCCGATCAACGGCGTCATCATCACCATCAGCATTTCTGACCTGCTCACCCAGTCCGCCGAGGCGTCCCGCCAGCAGGCGGTGAACCTGCGCCAGCGTCTGTCCGAGCTGCATGAACAGCTGGGTATCCGCTTCCCGGTGTACGTGATGGTGACCAAGGCCGACCTGCTTAAAGGCTTCCGCGCGTGGTTTGCCGACTACGATAAAGCCCAGCGTGACCAGATCTGGGGCTTTACGCTGCCGTGGGAGCAAACCAAACACGCTGATTACGACCTGATGGGCAACTTCCAGCAGGAGTTTTCTCTGCTACAGCAGCGCCTTGATGCCGGGCTGCCGGAAACCATGCTGAAAGAGCATGACGCGAAAACCCGCGCAGAAGCGTATCTCTTCCCGCAGGAGTTCGCCGCGCTGCGTCCGCTGCTGGCAGACTACCTGAGCACGGTCTTTGCCCGCTCCAACTTCGAAACCGAGTTCTCTCCGCGCGGGATCTACTTCGCCAGCGGGACGCAGGAAGGCATGCCGTTCGACCGGGTGATGGGCGAACTGAACCGCGCCCTGTCGCTGCCGGAAGGGGGCGAGGCGGATAACTGGGATTCGGTCAGCAAAGAAGCGCCTATCCCGGGTGCTAAAGGCCAGAGTTTCTTCATTAAGAATCTGCTGCAAAATGTCATCTTCCAGGAAGCCGGGATCGCAGGTGAAAACCGCTGGTGGGAGCTGCGCAACCGGGCGGTGATCTGGTCCGGTTACGCGGCGCTGCTGGCCCTGCTGGTTATCCTCGGCGGTCTGTGGCTCACCAGCTATGCCAAGAACAAGACCTATCTGGCAGAGGTGGATGCGAAGGTGCCGCTGCTCGACCAGCAGAGCAAAGCGCTACAGAACCAGCCGCAGCGTGACCTGTTCGATCTGCTGCCGCTGCTGAATGGTCTGGTTGACCTGCCGAAAAGCGACGCGTTTGATGTGAACGATCCGCCCGTATCCCGCCGCATGGGGCTCTATCGCGGGGATGACGTCAGCGATGCCGCGCAGTCTCTGTACCAGAAAGCGCTGGATCAGATGCTGCTCCCTGCCGTCGCCATGCACATCACTACCTGGCTTCGCAACGACAACGGCAGCGATGTGGAATACAGCTATGAAGCGCTGAAAGCCTATCAGATGCTGTATCAGCCGAAGCACTATGACGGCAAATTCCTGCATTCGTGGGTGATGCTCAATCTGCAGCGGAATCTGCCGCAGAACGTCACGAAGGCGCAGCTGCAGCAGCTTGAATGGCACCTGACGCAGCTGCTGGAACCGAAAATTCAGGCCTCGCCGTACGCGCAGGATGAATCTCTGGTTGCCCGCGAAAGAGCGATGATCAACCAGCAGCCGCTTTCAACCCGCGTCTACGGTCGCCTCAAGCGCCTGCTGGAACATGATGACAACCTGAAGCCGGTCTCACTTTCCGACCTCGGCGGACCGCAGAGCGAGCTGGTATTTTCCCGCAAAAGCGGCAAGCCGGTGAGCGAAGGCGTACCGGGTCTTTATACGCCGGACGGCTACTGGAAAAGCTTTAACGGCCAGATTGACAGCGTTACCACCGCCCTGCACGAGGATGACGCCTGGGTGCTGGGGGCCGCCACGGCGCAGGAAGATAAACAGCAGATCGATAACGCCGTGCGCCAGCTCTACATGCGCGACTTTATCGCCAACTGGGATCGCTTCCTCGCCGACATCCAGCTCAATAACAGCGCCGACCTTTCCCAGCGCATCAACACCGCGCGCCTGCTCTCCGGCGGCAATTCGCCGCTGCGCCGTCTGGTGCAGAACCTGAGCCAGGTCCTGACGCTGTCACGCAATGCGCCAGCGCCAGAAGATGCAGGCAAAGCGCAGGATCAAAGCAACCGCGCCACCCGTACGCTGGAAGCCCTGTTCAGCAACAATGACGCAGCGCCGACCCAGGCCGCCGTGGTCACCCAGGCGCCGGAACAGCTGGTCACCGACCACTATGCGCCGATGATTGAGCTGGCGCAGCCGCTGGAGAAGGGGGGGAAGACCATCGTATTTGATGATTTTCTCAAGCAGGTGGATGAACTCTATCGTTACCTGACCGCCGTCCAGGACGCGGCCAATAGCGGGATGCCGGCACCGGGCGGCGAGGCGATCAGCCGTCTGCAGGCCAGCGCCGGTCGTCTGCCGGGCGGGCTGCAAACCATGTTCAGCAACATGGCGGTGGGCGCCAGCAGCGATACCCAGCGTCGTGATCTGGAAAACGTGCGTAAGCGGATTAACGTTGAAGTGGGCGGTTTCTGCCGTCAGGCGATTGCCGGTCGCTACCCGCTGGTACGCAGCGCCAGCACCGAGGTCACCCCTGACGATCTCGCGCGCATGTTTGCGCCGGGTACCGGGCTGATGGACGCTTTCTTCCGCGACAATCTGACCAATAAGGTGGACACCACGCAGGCCAACTGGCGCTTTATGCCGGGCATCGACGGGAAAACGCTGCCGGGAAGTGAAGGGCTGCTGAGACCGTTCCAGCAGGCCCAGTCGATTCGCGACGCCTTCTTTGCTAATGGCGCAACGACGCCGTCCTTCAAGGTGACGGTTCGCACCGTACGAATGGATAACACCATTCTGAACCTGACCCTGGACGTTGACGGCCAGCTGCTGCGCTACAGCCACGGTCCGCAGGCCGTGCAGATCATGAACTGGCCGGGGCCGGGCGGCACCAACCAGGTACGCATGCAGCTGGGGCTGGCGAACGGCAGCACGGCGACGCTGGTCACCAACGGCGCCTGGGCGCTCAACCGCTTCTTCGATAAAGCGAGCACCAGCCCGGGCGCGGGTAGCCTGAGCCGTCAGGCCACCTTCAACGTAGACGGACATCAGGTCACGCTGGAGTTTGCGCCAAACAGCATTCGCAACCCGTTCCAGCTTCCCCGTTTCTCATGCCCATAA